The following are encoded together in the Nocardioides okcheonensis genome:
- a CDS encoding FMN-binding protein, with amino-acid sequence MGRIIAWASTTVTMLVLLFGYHTSTSSTVAGQVADTVISSGTVAGSGSGSGATTSGGTSGSSGSSSAGSSGSGSSGSGSSGSASQVTGDTVQTRYGPVQVQLSVNGGTIDSVSVLQYPSGDPRSSQISTYALPVLADETVSAQSASIDMVSGATFTSAGYVQSLQSALDQAGL; translated from the coding sequence GGCCTCGACCACCGTCACGATGCTGGTGCTGCTCTTCGGCTACCACACCTCGACCTCCTCGACCGTCGCCGGACAGGTCGCCGACACCGTCATCTCCTCCGGAACCGTCGCGGGGTCGGGCTCCGGCAGCGGCGCGACCACCTCGGGCGGGACGTCCGGCTCCTCGGGCTCGTCGAGCGCCGGCTCGTCGGGCTCCGGCTCGTCGGGCTCCGGTTCGTCCGGCTCGGCCAGCCAGGTCACCGGCGACACCGTCCAGACCCGCTACGGCCCGGTGCAGGTGCAGCTGTCCGTCAACGGCGGCACGATCGACAGCGTGTCGGTCCTGCAGTACCCCTCGGGCGACCCGCGCAGCTCCCAGATCAGCACCTACGCGCTCCCGGTCCTCGCCGACGAGACCGTCTCCGCGCAGAGCGCCTCGATCGACATGGTCAGCGGCGCCACCTTCACCAGCGCCGGCTACGTCCAGTCGCTGCAGAGCGCGCTCGACCAGGCGGGGCTGTGA
- a CDS encoding FAD:protein FMN transferase yields MSTVAAAPPRTTRQVAHVMGMPISLALRGRHATTAAGERAWLEAVATLRDVDRVFSTYRADSHVSRLGRGEIGLAECPPEVAEVLAIGEVARIQSGGAFDVRRPLPDGRTVLDPSGVVKGWAVERAVRALLALDDTDVCLSAGGDMVCHVADPDRDPWLVGIEDPHDPTRVLARVPVRHGAVATSGTAHRGEHIVDARTGATATGVAQVTVVGADLTWTDVDATAAYALGPGALAWLATRTGRAGLVVWDDGRCETFGRAG; encoded by the coding sequence GTGAGCACCGTGGCCGCGGCCCCTCCGCGGACGACCCGGCAGGTGGCCCACGTGATGGGCATGCCGATCAGCCTCGCCCTGCGCGGCCGGCACGCCACGACCGCGGCGGGCGAGCGGGCCTGGCTCGAGGCCGTGGCGACGCTCCGCGACGTCGACCGGGTGTTCTCCACCTACCGGGCCGACTCCCACGTGAGCCGGCTCGGGCGCGGCGAGATCGGGCTCGCCGAGTGCCCCCCGGAGGTCGCCGAGGTGCTGGCGATCGGTGAGGTCGCCCGGATCCAGTCCGGCGGGGCGTTCGACGTGCGACGCCCGCTGCCCGACGGCCGGACGGTGCTCGACCCGAGCGGCGTGGTGAAGGGCTGGGCCGTCGAGCGCGCGGTCCGCGCCCTGCTGGCCCTCGACGACACCGACGTGTGCCTCTCGGCGGGCGGCGACATGGTCTGCCACGTCGCGGACCCCGACCGCGACCCCTGGCTGGTCGGCATCGAGGACCCGCACGACCCGACCCGCGTCCTGGCGCGGGTGCCGGTCCGGCACGGCGCCGTGGCCACCTCGGGCACCGCGCACCGCGGCGAGCACATCGTCGACGCCCGCACCGGTGCCACCGCGACCGGCGTGGCGCAGGTGACCGTGGTGGGCGCCGACCTCACCTGGACCGACGTCGACGCCACCGCGGCCTACGCCCTCGGGCCGGGTGCGCTGGCGTGGCTCGCCACCCGCACCGGGCGGGCGGGACTCGTGGTGTGGGACGACGGCCGCTGCGAGACGTTCGGACGCGCGGGCTGA
- a CDS encoding alpha/beta fold hydrolase, with the protein MLVSERIGQFFVESDGGRDRLEYTEYGSGDQWVVLLHGLLMPRRMQQPLARAMAARGLHVVTLDLLGHGRSDQPGDPLVYSMTAFGEQVVALLDHLGAEQAVVGGTSLGANVALEVAVIAPERVRGLVVEMPVLDNALVAGIVAFVPIMFAARYLPFTANALQRAARSVPRGLVPFWVGVALDTVDHRAETTAAMLHGVIFGRVAPSSRQRRRIQAPTLVVGHPVDPIHPFVDADMLAVELPHVRMERATSILEWRFRPERLTAAATDFAAECWSARVAGTARGRKR; encoded by the coding sequence ATGCTGGTGAGCGAGCGGATCGGGCAGTTCTTCGTCGAGTCCGACGGCGGTCGCGACCGGCTCGAGTACACGGAGTACGGCTCCGGCGACCAGTGGGTGGTGCTGCTCCACGGCCTGCTGATGCCGCGCCGGATGCAGCAGCCGCTGGCGCGGGCGATGGCCGCCCGGGGGCTCCACGTCGTCACCCTCGACCTGCTCGGCCACGGTCGCTCCGACCAGCCGGGCGACCCGCTGGTCTACTCGATGACGGCGTTCGGCGAGCAGGTGGTGGCGCTGCTCGACCACCTCGGGGCCGAGCAGGCCGTGGTGGGCGGCACGTCGCTCGGCGCCAACGTCGCGCTCGAGGTGGCGGTGATCGCCCCGGAGCGGGTCAGGGGCCTGGTCGTCGAGATGCCGGTCCTCGACAACGCGCTGGTCGCGGGGATCGTCGCGTTCGTGCCGATCATGTTCGCGGCCCGCTACCTGCCGTTCACGGCCAACGCGCTCCAGCGTGCGGCCCGGTCGGTGCCGCGCGGCCTGGTGCCGTTCTGGGTCGGGGTCGCGCTCGACACCGTGGACCACCGCGCCGAGACCACCGCCGCGATGCTGCACGGGGTGATCTTCGGCCGGGTCGCGCCGTCCTCGCGCCAGCGGCGCCGGATCCAGGCGCCGACGCTCGTCGTCGGTCACCCGGTCGACCCGATCCACCCCTTCGTCGACGCCGACATGCTGGCCGTGGAGCTGCCGCACGTGCGGATGGAGCGCGCCACGTCGATCCTCGAGTGGCGCTTCCGCCCCGAGCGGCTCACCGCTGCCGCCACCGACTTCGCCGCGGAGTGCTGGAGCGCGCGGGTCGCCGGCACCGCGCGCGGCCGGAAACGCTGA
- the recO gene encoding DNA repair protein RecO has product MPLYRDEAVVLRTHKLGEADRIITLLTRRHGRVRAVAKGVRRTTSRWGSRLEPFTHVDLQLAEGRSLDVITQAETLDPFHARLGLDYDRYTAGTVMLETAERLVTEDKEPAVQQFLLLVGGLRAMSGGEHPAKQVLDSYLLRSLAVAGYAPSFDHCVQCGVEGPHRFFNPSAGGVMCAADKLPGSATPAPETVRVLGALLVGEWPVVHAADPRHLREASGLVSAYLAWHLERGLRSMAYVER; this is encoded by the coding sequence GTGCCCCTCTACCGCGACGAGGCGGTCGTCCTCCGCACCCACAAGCTGGGTGAGGCCGACCGCATCATCACCCTCCTGACGCGCCGCCACGGTCGCGTCCGCGCGGTCGCGAAGGGCGTACGGCGCACCACCTCGCGCTGGGGCTCGCGCCTCGAGCCGTTCACCCACGTGGACCTCCAGCTCGCCGAGGGGCGCAGCCTCGACGTGATCACCCAGGCCGAGACCCTCGACCCGTTCCACGCCCGGCTCGGGCTCGACTACGACCGCTACACCGCCGGCACCGTGATGCTGGAGACCGCCGAGCGGCTGGTCACCGAGGACAAGGAGCCGGCCGTGCAGCAGTTCCTGCTGCTGGTCGGCGGGTTGCGGGCGATGTCCGGCGGAGAGCACCCGGCCAAGCAGGTCCTCGACTCCTACCTCCTCCGCTCGCTCGCGGTCGCCGGCTACGCACCGTCGTTCGACCACTGCGTGCAGTGCGGCGTCGAGGGCCCGCACCGCTTCTTCAACCCCTCCGCCGGTGGCGTGATGTGCGCGGCCGACAAGCTGCCCGGGTCGGCCACGCCCGCGCCCGAGACCGTGCGCGTGCTGGGCGCGCTGCTGGTCGGCGAGTGGCCGGTCGTGCACGCCGCCGACCCCCGCCACCTCCGCGAGGCCAGCGGCCTGGTGTCGGCCTACCTCGCCTGGCACCTCGAGCGCGGCCTGCGCTCGATGGCCTACGTCGAGCGGTGA
- a CDS encoding YdcF family protein, which produces MGAAAVLAWAEWQHHRWSRTLVAPRPGRTAAVVVLGFRNRGTRANVVNRWRVRAALRSVDPARETTLVLSGGPVGSPVPEARILAAYAAERGWTGPVVLEEESRSTWENITFVVPLVEAHDTIALVSQPAHALKARVYLRRQRPDLAARLAPARDHVPGEWLLAKPALALHGLLSLRRIPRTER; this is translated from the coding sequence TTGGGCGCCGCCGCCGTCCTCGCGTGGGCCGAGTGGCAGCACCACCGGTGGTCCCGCACCCTCGTCGCACCGCGGCCCGGACGTACGGCGGCGGTCGTCGTGCTCGGCTTCCGCAACCGCGGCACCCGCGCCAACGTGGTCAACCGGTGGCGGGTGCGCGCGGCCCTGCGATCGGTCGATCCGGCCCGGGAGACGACGCTCGTGCTCAGCGGCGGGCCGGTCGGCTCGCCGGTGCCCGAGGCGCGGATCCTCGCCGCGTACGCCGCCGAGCGCGGCTGGACCGGCCCGGTGGTGCTGGAGGAGGAGAGCCGCAGCACCTGGGAGAACATCACCTTCGTCGTGCCGCTCGTCGAGGCCCACGACACGATCGCCCTGGTCTCGCAGCCGGCGCACGCGCTCAAGGCGCGGGTCTACCTCCGCCGCCAGCGCCCCGACCTCGCCGCCCGGCTCGCCCCGGCCCGCGACCACGTCCCGGGGGAGTGGCTGCTCGCGAAGCCGGCGCTCGCCCTGCACGGGCTGCTGTCCTTGCGTCGGATTCCGCGCACGGAGCGCTGA